Part of the Geobacter pickeringii genome, CCTCTTCAACTATGGTCGCAGTTACCTCGACCGTGACAATGCCATCTCCATTTACGATGCAGAACTGTCGCTCCGCCAGGGGCTGATCCCTCTGCTCCCCGGTCTCGGCATGCCGGGCTGCCTGAGAGACGCAGCCCCTGATGCCTGGGGGCGCAAAGTGATCTTGAACAAGAGGTTCGGCAGGGCAGCCTCAGAGGTCGATCCTGGCGCTGTCGATGAACTGACCTATCTGATCGAGTCCGGCTCGGACCGGATCGGCGCGCTCGATTTTCAGCTTTCACCGACGGAGTACGTCCCCAGGCATGCCGCCGGCGCCCCCCTCGAGGAGTTGATGGAAGCCGCGGAGTTGATCGAGAGGGGGGTGCCTCTGACTCCCGAGCTCGCCCAGGCGCTACAGCATGGCACCTCCATCGGCGGAGCGCGGCCGAAGGCCCTGGTGGAAAGCAATTCCCGCAAATACATCGCCAAATTTTCGGCTTCGACTGACCTGTACTCCATCGTCAAGTCCGAGTTCGTTGCCATGAGGCTTGCGGCTCTGGCGGGACTGGATGTGGCCCCGGTATCGCTGTTGAACGTCGCCGGGAAAGATGTGCTGATGGTGACCCGCTTCGATCGCGTCCCCGCATCTGCCGGCTGGCAGCGAAAGGGGATTGTCTCGGCACTGACCATGCTGCAGTTGGACGAAATGATGGCGCGATACGCCAGCTACCATGATCTGGCGAATCTGGTGCGGGAAAAGTTCACGAACGCCCCGGGAACGCTTCGGGAGCTCTTTTCCCGCATCGTTTTCAATATTCTGATCGGTAACACCGACGATCACGCCCGTAACCATGCTGCTTTCTGGGATGGCCGCATGCTGCAGCTGACCCCAGCCTACGACATTTGCCCCCAACCCCGCCATGGGCGGACTGCCTCGCAGGCCATGCGGATAACCGGTGCTGACAACTCAAGCAGGATCGTCACCTGTCTAGAGGCCGCTCCGCATTTCCTTCTTCGCGATGCGGAGGCTGCCCGGATTGTTGAAGGGCAGCTCAACTGCATCGAAGAGAATTGGTCAAGGGTTTGCGATGAGGCCGCTTTGAACGAGGTGGATCGCAACCTTTTGTGGCGGAATCAGGTGCTGAATCCGTTTGCCTTCGAGGGGGTGGAGGGTGGGCCTTTAAGCGGGCTTTCTGCTTATCAAGAAAAATAGCAAGCAGCCACCCCTGAGGACCTTCCCAGGGAAAAGCATAATTTCATGGGCGTCCCGCGTTGCCCTCCTAGGTTGTGAGGGTGGGATGAGTGGACAGGAAAGGTTGGCCCGTCTCTTCGAGGCAAGGCTTCTGGCAATGTGTAGACGCGACACCATGGAGGCACGCTACGACACCCCGAGGCGCCCCAATGTAGAGAAACGCATGAAATCATGGGCGTCCCCCCCACTGGCGGACAAATATCAATTGGTTTTTGCTACGAATCGGGAGGAAATCCAACCAGTAATGTTTTTTCCGTTATCACTGTAACTGATTTTTATCCAATTACCCTGACGGCTTTGCACTTTCAATTTTGTTCCGTCTTGCACTGTTCCGACAATTGGTTGGGAAGCTGACGCAGCAGACCTAACATTTACAGCGTCAGTGGTTGTTACGATATCTTCGACGGCAACATGGGAAGAGTTTTCTGAAGAATTTGAAAAGGCACCAATTGCAGCCAAGAATACAATGAATGCAACTACGATTAGCGCGACCATTCCGCCTGTGCTATTAGAGCTAGAGTGACGGGAGGCACAGGCAGGACACAAGGAGCGTATGCCGTAGCTCACTCCTGACGATACTCCTATTCTCCTGCCGAAATAAACCCGGACATTGTCACCAACATATACCCTTCTTCGGTAAATAGCTCCCTTTTCGCCGCATATATAGCAACGTACAGATGAAGTCTGGCTATAATCTTTTTCAATTCGACTTCTTTGTTCTGAGTCAAACCTGCGATTCCTCATTTCAAGCTGATACTTTTGATATGCAGACCAGTTTGCTGCATCCTGGGTTTTTTCCCAATGCCGCTGTTTTGCCTCTTCTGAAAAGGGATCGTTTTCTGACATAATGACCTCAAATCAAGAGATTCAATGGGACTCTTTACTGTTAAGCGAACAACGGGCCGGGCCTTGACCCGCACTGGGTCGTCTTTTTGTCCCGGTCGGCGTCTAAGGGTTTGGATGATCATCTGGGCCCA contains:
- a CDS encoding type II toxin-antitoxin system HipA family toxin, whose translation is MNSNHPLKELYVWIWLPGETEPVVAGKLTTQGTTYLFNYGRSYLDRDNAISIYDAELSLRQGLIPLLPGLGMPGCLRDAAPDAWGRKVILNKRFGRAASEVDPGAVDELTYLIESGSDRIGALDFQLSPTEYVPRHAAGAPLEELMEAAELIERGVPLTPELAQALQHGTSIGGARPKALVESNSRKYIAKFSASTDLYSIVKSEFVAMRLAALAGLDVAPVSLLNVAGKDVLMVTRFDRVPASAGWQRKGIVSALTMLQLDEMMARYASYHDLANLVREKFTNAPGTLRELFSRIVFNILIGNTDDHARNHAAFWDGRMLQLTPAYDICPQPRHGRTASQAMRITGADNSSRIVTCLEAAPHFLLRDAEAARIVEGQLNCIEENWSRVCDEAALNEVDRNLLWRNQVLNPFAFEGVEGGPLSGLSAYQEK
- a CDS encoding SH3 domain-containing protein; this translates as MSENDPFSEEAKQRHWEKTQDAANWSAYQKYQLEMRNRRFDSEQRSRIEKDYSQTSSVRCYICGEKGAIYRRRVYVGDNVRVYFGRRIGVSSGVSYGIRSLCPACASRHSSSNSTGGMVALIVVAFIVFLAAIGAFSNSSENSSHVAVEDIVTTTDAVNVRSAASASQPIVGTVQDGTKLKVQSRQGNWIKISYSDNGKNITGWISSRFVAKTN